A portion of the Sabethes cyaneus chromosome 3, idSabCyanKW18_F2, whole genome shotgun sequence genome contains these proteins:
- the LOC128741254 gene encoding uncharacterized protein LOC128741254 has protein sequence MGQEKSLPSRCTSAHDYHHHHHHHHHHHRHTTSLASSTGSTSSAAPSRSLSTASTTSSASSASAASSYKSVERQTKYLNEHLYIKSYLDIEEEDRNAKLLFQKVRPGGIRNYTPKILSENNKQDLDVWI, from the coding sequence ATGGGCCAAGAGAAATCTCTGCCCTCCAGATGTACTTCCGCACATGACTaccaccatcaccaccaccaccatcatcaccatcaccgCCACACGACATCTTTGGCTTCGTCGACGGGATCCACATCTTCTGCTGCGCCATCCCGCTCCCTTTCCACTGCTTCCACAACCTCCTCCGCATCGTCCGCGTCGGCGGCATCTTCGTACAAGAGCGTTGAGCGCCAGACCAAGTACTTGAACGAACATTTGTACATTAAGTCCTATCTGGACATAGAGGAAGAAGACCGGAACGCCAAGCTTCTCTTCCAGAAGGTTAGACCGGGTGGCATAAGAAATTATACGCCAAAAATCCTCTCGGAAAATAACAAACAGGATCTTGATGTGTGGATATAG